In the Populus trichocarpa isolate Nisqually-1 chromosome 1, P.trichocarpa_v4.1, whole genome shotgun sequence genome, one interval contains:
- the LOC18095639 gene encoding phytohormone-binding protein: MIKEVKTQVNVGVEVDVLWKAFGKDLKDILPKMMPNLVKDADMLEGDGGLDTVYLFNFGPGLKTMTYQKERVTEFDEFVHRIGLEVIEGGHLNHGFSHYKTTFQLTSTGEQETLIDVTISYESQVEEDTVPSNSASSTLVFIKHMENYLMNGAT; the protein is encoded by the exons ATGATTAAGGAAGTCAAAACTCAAGTAAATGTTGGGGTTGAGGTGGATGTCTTATGGAAAGCTTTTGGTAAGGATTTGAAGGATATTCTTCCAAAAATGATGCCAAATTTAGTGAAGGATGCTGATATGCTTGAAGGTGACGGTGGCCTTGATACAGTCTACCTCTTTAACTTCGGCCCTG gtttaaaaactatgacaTACCAGAAAGAAAGGGTTACAGAGTTTGATGAGTTTGTTCATCGAATCGGGCTTGAAGTAATAGAAGGAGGGCACCTGAATCATGGTTTTTCTCATTACAAGACAACTTTCCAGCTTACTTCAACTGGAGAGCAGGAGACCCTAATTGATGTCACAATCTCATATGAGTCTCAAGTAGAAGAAGACACCGTACCATCAAATTCAGCATCATCAACATTAGTTTTCATCAAGCACATGgaaaattatttgatgaatGGTGCTACTTAG